A single window of Candidatus Limnocylindrales bacterium DNA harbors:
- a CDS encoding ChaN family lipoprotein, which translates to MIAIAALFGATSCSTSASQRTWVSPVARDHVLVGQIFDVARGRMVPRKTLIEAAISADFVLLGEQHDNADHHRLQAGIITDLVASGRRPAVAFEQLDLENQAAVDRALADSAGAPPAAQASATAAAVAWDKSGWPRFDLYRPIFETALAARLPILAANLSRAKLHAMFSDPHALDPADPALVPLPDVARHSMAAEVEESHCGYAQPAMVSMMIEAQRRRDAEMAAALARGFEASAARVRGYEEPAAHASGTTSPVVRPGAVLVCGFAHARKDSGVPLTLRQKQPDRRIVSVAFVEVMPDATSPADYAAAFHAATLPFDFVLFTPRTDDTDPCEKYRSELEKMKRH; encoded by the coding sequence ATGATCGCGATCGCAGCCCTGTTCGGGGCGACTTCGTGTTCCACGTCCGCGTCGCAGCGCACGTGGGTTTCGCCGGTTGCCCGCGATCACGTGCTCGTCGGGCAGATTTTCGACGTCGCGCGCGGGCGCATGGTTCCGCGCAAAACGCTCATCGAGGCCGCGATTTCCGCGGATTTCGTTCTGCTCGGCGAGCAGCACGACAACGCCGACCATCATCGCCTGCAGGCCGGGATCATCACGGACCTCGTTGCGTCCGGTCGCAGGCCGGCGGTCGCATTCGAGCAACTCGATCTGGAAAATCAGGCCGCAGTCGATCGCGCGCTTGCGGACTCCGCCGGCGCACCTCCGGCTGCGCAGGCGAGCGCGACCGCCGCCGCGGTGGCGTGGGACAAAAGTGGATGGCCCCGGTTCGATCTGTACCGGCCGATCTTCGAAACCGCGCTCGCCGCGCGACTGCCGATCCTCGCCGCGAACCTCTCGCGCGCAAAGCTCCACGCGATGTTCTCCGATCCGCACGCGCTCGATCCGGCCGATCCAGCGCTGGTTCCGCTGCCGGATGTCGCACGGCATTCGATGGCGGCAGAGGTCGAGGAATCGCACTGCGGCTACGCGCAGCCGGCGATGGTTTCGATGATGATCGAAGCGCAGCGCCGGCGCGATGCGGAAATGGCGGCTGCGCTTGCGCGCGGATTCGAAGCGTCGGCTGCGCGCGTGCGTGGCTACGAAGAGCCGGCTGCGCACGCGAGCGGCACGACGTCACCAGTCGTTCGTCCGGGAGCGGTGCTCGTCTGCGGATTCGCGCACGCACGTAAGGACTCCGGCGTCCCGCTGACGCTGCGTCAGAAGCAGCCCGACCGCCGCATCGTTTCGGTGGCGTTCGTCGAGGTCATGCCCGACGCCACCTCGCCGGCGGATTACGCTGCCGCGTTTCACGCGGCGACCCTTCCGTTCGACTTCGTGCTGTTCACGCCGCGCACCGACGACACGGATCCGTGCGAGAAGTACCGGTCCGAGCTCGAGAAGATGAAGCGCCACTGA
- the efp gene encoding elongation factor P, which produces MNASEIRRGIVINYNGAPHRVLEFQHRTPGNLRAFVQARIRNLLTGLATEVRFSSTESVERVSLEQHKMQYLYKEGDEYHFMNTEDYEQITLDAEALGDNVYYLIDGTEIEVETYEGKPIGITPAPIIELRVIETPPEMRGATAANSPKPATLETGLVVNVPAFVKQGEKIRIDTTTGQYLERVR; this is translated from the coding sequence ATGAACGCGAGCGAAATCCGTCGCGGCATTGTCATCAACTACAACGGTGCGCCGCATCGCGTGCTCGAGTTCCAGCACCGTACGCCGGGCAACCTGCGCGCGTTCGTGCAGGCTCGCATTCGCAACCTTCTGACCGGGCTCGCGACCGAGGTCCGCTTCAGCTCGACCGAATCGGTCGAACGCGTGTCGCTCGAGCAGCACAAGATGCAGTACCTCTACAAAGAGGGCGACGAATACCACTTCATGAACACCGAGGATTACGAGCAGATCACGCTCGATGCCGAAGCCCTCGGCGACAACGTCTACTACCTGATCGACGGCACCGAGATCGAGGTCGAGACCTACGAAGGAAAGCCGATCGGCATCACGCCGGCGCCGATCATCGAGCTGAGAGTCATCGAGACACCGCCCGAAATGCGCGGCGCAACGGCCGCCAACAGCCCGAAACCCGCCACGCTCGAGACGGGCCTCGTCGTCAACGTTCCGGCCTTCGTCAAACAGGGCGAGAAGATCCGCATCGATACGACGACGGGTCAGTATCTGGAGCGCGTGCGCTGA
- a CDS encoding acyltransferase, which yields MLPDEGSVEHTAIGLSSDRSYVPELESLRGIAIALVYAFHLDAFVAPEQTDPQLREVPQWLAFIRAGHTGVTLFFVLSGFLLSLPFLAEAVGGRPVSVARYAGRRALRILPLYYVAVVVGTVMTATTAGDLWHAVPYLAFLQSVAGWTEDLGAYSAVWWSLATEVQFYLLLPLLPLFVRTRGGRIAALGVLSAYAAAYVGYLTYAWTMHSLAGELTLELTVFGRGSAFLAGIAVAAVHLFYGPRLVSMLGNSAWVRRWGADLGVVVLVVLLGRLLQWKVSTFHWDAEVPPWQCWHVAEAILWAAILAAVLMTPTRARTMLRNPALQWLGICSYSIYMWHVPLITTFFDVMTRLGLRWNTGWNAVTVVVGFAATGLCLSISHFTYRFIERPFLLWKSRIA from the coding sequence ATGTTGCCGGACGAAGGATCGGTGGAGCACACGGCCATCGGACTGTCTTCGGACCGTTCGTATGTTCCCGAGCTCGAATCCTTGCGCGGGATCGCGATCGCGCTCGTGTATGCGTTTCACCTCGACGCCTTCGTCGCTCCCGAACAGACCGACCCGCAGCTTCGAGAGGTCCCGCAATGGCTCGCCTTCATCCGCGCCGGCCACACCGGAGTAACTCTGTTCTTCGTGCTGAGCGGCTTCCTGCTTTCGCTGCCGTTTCTGGCGGAGGCCGTTGGAGGCCGACCCGTCAGCGTCGCCCGCTACGCCGGACGCCGCGCATTGCGCATCCTCCCGCTCTATTACGTGGCGGTGGTCGTCGGCACCGTGATGACAGCGACGACCGCCGGCGACCTCTGGCACGCTGTGCCCTATCTCGCTTTCCTGCAGTCGGTCGCCGGATGGACCGAGGACCTGGGTGCGTACAGTGCGGTGTGGTGGAGCCTCGCGACGGAGGTGCAGTTCTACCTGCTGCTGCCGCTCCTTCCTCTGTTCGTCCGCACGCGCGGCGGCAGGATCGCCGCGCTCGGCGTGCTCTCCGCATACGCGGCAGCGTACGTGGGCTATCTGACGTATGCCTGGACCATGCACTCGCTCGCTGGTGAGCTCACGCTCGAGCTCACGGTGTTCGGTCGCGGCTCGGCGTTCCTCGCAGGCATCGCCGTTGCGGCCGTTCATCTCTTTTACGGTCCGCGGCTGGTCTCCATGCTCGGCAACTCCGCGTGGGTTCGCCGCTGGGGTGCAGACCTTGGCGTAGTCGTTCTCGTCGTTTTGCTGGGACGACTGCTGCAATGGAAAGTGTCCACCTTCCATTGGGACGCCGAGGTGCCGCCGTGGCAGTGCTGGCATGTCGCCGAAGCGATTCTGTGGGCCGCGATCCTGGCCGCGGTGCTGATGACGCCGACGCGTGCGAGAACGATGCTTCGAAACCCCGCTCTGCAGTGGCTCGGGATCTGCTCGTACTCGATCTACATGTGGCACGTACCGCTGATCACGACGTTCTTCGACGTCATGACCAGGCTCGGGCTCCGCTGGAATACGGGCTGGAACGCAGTGACGGTCGTGGTCGGGTTCGCAGCGACCGGCCTGTGCCTGTCGATCTCCCACTTTACGTACCGGTTCATCGAAAGGCCGTTTCTGCTCTGGAAATCGCGAATCGCCTGA
- the pgm gene encoding phosphoglucomutase (alpha-D-glucose-1,6-bisphosphate-dependent) yields the protein MSVDPLAGKPAPRNILVHVPRLVASYYSLTPDPAEPSHRVAFGTSGHRGSALRHSFNEAHILAIAQAVCELRAGENTTGPCYVGVDTHALSDPAFITTLEVFAANGVETIIQDGFGATPTPVISHAILSHNRGRKDGLADGVVITPSHNPPEDGGFKYNPPSGGPADTDITRRIEDRANQLIRENLSGVRRVPFSRALASACVHRHDYITPYVGDLGSVLELEPIAAAKIRIGVDPLGGSNIDYWDPIASRYGLDLEVVNRVVDPTFAFMPVDKDGKIRMDCSSPYAMANLVALRNDFRIAFGNDADSDRHGIVTPGGGLMNPNHYLAVAIEYLFSRRSGWKPDTAIGKTLVSSSMIDRVAADLGRRLIEVPVGFKWFVPGLLDGSCGFGGEESAGASFLRRDGTVWTTDKDGILLDLLAAEITATTERDPSEHYRALEQKFGSPVYERIDAPVSPEGKKKLAALSPDSVKATTLAGEPIEARLTRAPGNDAPIGGLKVTAKSGWFAARPSGTEDVYKIYAESFVGGEHLKRIQEEAAAIVAAALA from the coding sequence GTGAGCGTCGATCCTCTCGCCGGAAAACCCGCGCCGCGAAACATCCTCGTGCATGTTCCGCGGCTCGTCGCTTCGTATTACTCACTGACGCCTGATCCTGCCGAGCCGTCCCATCGCGTCGCGTTCGGGACGTCGGGTCATCGAGGATCGGCGCTGCGCCATTCGTTCAACGAAGCGCACATCCTTGCGATCGCGCAGGCGGTCTGCGAGCTGCGCGCCGGCGAAAATACGACCGGCCCGTGTTACGTCGGCGTCGACACGCATGCGCTGTCGGATCCCGCGTTCATCACGACGCTCGAGGTGTTCGCGGCCAACGGCGTCGAGACCATCATCCAGGACGGATTCGGCGCAACGCCGACGCCCGTGATCTCGCACGCGATTCTGTCGCACAATCGCGGGCGTAAAGACGGCCTGGCCGACGGCGTCGTGATCACGCCGTCGCACAATCCGCCCGAGGACGGCGGCTTCAAGTACAACCCGCCGTCGGGCGGACCGGCCGACACGGACATCACCAGGCGGATCGAAGACCGCGCCAACCAGCTGATTCGCGAGAATCTCTCCGGCGTGCGGCGCGTACCGTTCAGCCGGGCACTCGCGTCGGCGTGCGTGCACCGCCACGACTACATCACGCCGTACGTCGGCGATCTCGGTAGCGTGCTCGAGCTCGAGCCGATCGCCGCGGCGAAGATCCGGATCGGCGTCGATCCGCTCGGCGGATCCAACATCGACTACTGGGATCCGATCGCGTCGCGCTACGGCCTCGACCTCGAAGTCGTCAACCGCGTCGTCGATCCCACATTCGCGTTCATGCCCGTCGACAAGGACGGCAAGATCCGCATGGACTGTTCGTCGCCTTACGCGATGGCGAACCTCGTCGCACTCCGGAACGATTTCCGGATCGCGTTCGGCAACGACGCCGACTCGGACCGCCACGGCATCGTCACGCCCGGCGGCGGGCTGATGAATCCGAACCACTACCTCGCCGTTGCCATCGAGTATCTGTTTTCGCGCCGCTCGGGCTGGAAGCCCGATACCGCGATCGGCAAGACGCTCGTCTCGTCTTCGATGATCGACCGCGTCGCAGCGGATCTCGGACGCCGGCTCATCGAGGTTCCGGTGGGATTCAAGTGGTTCGTGCCGGGTCTTCTCGACGGATCGTGCGGTTTCGGCGGCGAGGAAAGCGCCGGGGCTTCGTTCCTGCGCCGCGACGGCACGGTGTGGACCACCGACAAGGACGGAATCCTGCTCGATCTGCTCGCGGCGGAGATCACGGCAACGACGGAGCGCGATCCGTCCGAGCACTACCGTGCGCTGGAACAGAAATTCGGCTCGCCGGTCTACGAGCGCATCGATGCGCCGGTTTCACCGGAAGGAAAAAAGAAACTCGCCGCGCTCTCGCCGGACTCGGTCAAAGCCACGACGCTTGCCGGCGAGCCCATCGAAGCACGGCTTACGCGTGCGCCAGGCAACGACGCGCCGATCGGCGGCCTCAAGGTTACCGCGAAGAGCGGATGGTTCGCGGCGCGGCCGTCGGGAACCGAAGACGTCTACAAGATCTATGCGGAAAGTTTCGTCGGCGGCGAGCATCTGAAGCGCATCCAGGAGGAAGCGGCGGCAATCGTAGCGGCCGCGCTCGCGTAA
- a CDS encoding NAD(P)/FAD-dependent oxidoreductase: protein MTSSALRVAKDPSTGPVANESAIADDIKKPESTGVANPAPASQPHHVVIIGGGFGGLAAARGLANKDGVHVTLIDKRNFHLFQPLLYQVGTGSLSPGDVAAPLREILRKGKNVTVLLGNVTAIDVATRTVALGDAMSASSDHSVPYDTLIVAAGLVSNYFGKDEWERYAPGLKSVEDATEVRSRLLLAFEEAERTSDPVKRRRLLTFVIVGAGPTGVEMAGAISEIAADTLPTEFKRIAHEEIRVVLVDAGPRVLAAFHEKLSSAALRDLTKMGVEVRTSTMVKALDATGVLVEHAGMGGAPAVSQRIDAHVIVWAAGVRGTKLAADLAAQSGAVLTRQCTIEVHKDLTIAGHPEILVIGDAASFREGLERPLPGVAQVAIQQGDYAAQSIVAKLAGKEVRGFEYVDRGSMATIGRAKAVADLNFVKLTGFVAWLAWLFVHLLALVGYENRVLVLTQWAWFYVWRRRSARLITAWQLDEKTPTSFDLA, encoded by the coding sequence ATGACTTCGAGTGCACTGCGTGTCGCGAAAGATCCGTCTACGGGTCCGGTTGCGAACGAGTCCGCGATTGCGGACGACATCAAGAAACCCGAATCGACCGGCGTCGCGAATCCGGCGCCGGCATCGCAGCCGCATCACGTCGTGATCATCGGCGGAGGTTTCGGCGGGCTGGCTGCCGCGCGCGGGCTCGCCAACAAGGACGGCGTTCACGTTACGTTGATCGACAAGCGCAACTTTCATCTGTTCCAGCCTCTCCTCTACCAGGTGGGGACGGGCTCGCTTTCGCCGGGCGACGTCGCCGCACCACTGCGCGAGATCCTGCGCAAAGGGAAGAACGTGACCGTCCTTCTCGGCAACGTCACCGCGATCGATGTCGCAACTCGAACCGTCGCGCTCGGCGACGCGATGTCGGCGTCGTCGGACCACAGCGTACCGTACGATACGCTGATCGTCGCCGCAGGCCTCGTCAGCAACTACTTCGGCAAGGACGAATGGGAGCGCTATGCCCCCGGGCTCAAATCCGTCGAGGACGCGACCGAAGTCCGCTCGCGCCTCCTGCTCGCCTTCGAGGAGGCCGAGCGCACTTCCGACCCCGTCAAGCGCCGGCGCCTGCTCACGTTCGTGATCGTCGGCGCCGGTCCGACCGGCGTCGAGATGGCCGGCGCGATCTCGGAAATCGCCGCCGACACGCTTCCGACCGAGTTCAAGCGCATCGCGCACGAGGAGATCCGCGTGGTGCTCGTCGATGCCGGACCGCGCGTGCTCGCGGCGTTTCACGAGAAGCTCTCGAGCGCCGCGCTTCGCGACCTGACGAAGATGGGCGTCGAAGTCCGCACGTCGACGATGGTCAAGGCGCTCGATGCAACCGGAGTGCTGGTTGAGCACGCCGGCATGGGCGGCGCGCCCGCGGTCAGTCAGCGCATCGACGCGCACGTGATCGTCTGGGCCGCCGGTGTTCGCGGCACGAAGCTCGCCGCCGATCTCGCGGCACAATCGGGAGCCGTGCTCACGCGCCAGTGCACGATCGAGGTCCACAAGGATCTGACGATCGCCGGTCACCCGGAGATTCTCGTGATCGGCGACGCCGCGAGTTTCCGTGAGGGTCTGGAGCGCCCGCTGCCGGGCGTCGCGCAGGTGGCCATCCAGCAGGGCGACTACGCCGCGCAATCGATTGTTGCGAAGCTCGCGGGAAAGGAAGTTCGCGGGTTCGAGTACGTCGACCGCGGCTCGATGGCGACGATCGGACGCGCGAAGGCGGTCGCCGATCTCAATTTCGTCAAGCTGACGGGCTTCGTCGCGTGGCTCGCGTGGCTGTTCGTGCACCTGCTCGCGCTCGTCGGCTACGAAAATCGCGTGCTCGTGCTGACGCAGTGGGCATGGTTCTACGTATGGAGGCGTCGCAGCGCCCGGCTGATCACGGCCTGGCAGCTCGACGAGAAGACGCCAACCAGTTTCGATCTCGCGTAG
- a CDS encoding DJ-1/PfpI family protein — translation MAAFDGAEMIDVVGPLEVFSVASRILAYRGEGMAPGQPAYRVEIVAEHSGPLRMESGLQILAARSLRSFRGPVDTVIVPGGDGVSVTMHRPRYMSWLERTAATSRRVASVCTGARVLAAAGLLKGRRATTHWRFCDVLAAENPDIRIEPDSIFVRDENVWTSAGVTAGMDLALAMVEEDHGRHLALAAARMMVIFLKRPGGQSQFSAQLASQLAEREPLRDLQTWIVDHPDEDLRVELLARRAGMSPRNFARAFARETGMTPARFVEQVRLGAARRRLEDTTSGVDQIAESCGFGTAETMRRAFLRGLAINPSAYRARFRTEREHGNHDSAV, via the coding sequence ATGGCTGCCTTCGACGGCGCCGAAATGATCGACGTCGTCGGTCCCCTCGAAGTCTTCTCGGTGGCTTCGCGCATCCTGGCCTACCGCGGCGAAGGCATGGCGCCGGGCCAGCCCGCATATCGCGTCGAGATCGTCGCCGAGCACTCCGGGCCGCTTCGGATGGAATCCGGTCTGCAGATCCTCGCTGCACGGAGCCTCCGTTCGTTTCGCGGGCCGGTCGACACGGTGATCGTTCCGGGCGGCGACGGAGTCAGCGTCACGATGCATCGCCCGCGCTACATGTCGTGGCTCGAGCGCACCGCGGCGACGTCGCGGCGGGTCGCTTCGGTCTGCACGGGAGCGCGGGTGCTTGCGGCGGCGGGCCTTCTCAAGGGGCGCCGCGCGACGACGCACTGGAGATTCTGCGACGTGCTGGCGGCGGAGAACCCCGACATCCGCATCGAGCCCGATTCGATCTTCGTGCGCGACGAAAACGTGTGGACGTCGGCCGGCGTCACCGCCGGCATGGATCTCGCGCTCGCGATGGTCGAGGAGGATCACGGCCGTCATCTCGCGCTGGCTGCGGCACGCATGATGGTGATCTTCCTCAAGCGGCCGGGCGGCCAGTCGCAGTTCAGCGCGCAGCTTGCGTCGCAGCTCGCCGAGCGCGAGCCGCTTCGCGACCTGCAGACGTGGATCGTCGATCATCCCGACGAGGACCTGCGGGTCGAGCTGCTCGCCCGGCGGGCCGGCATGAGCCCGCGCAACTTTGCGCGCGCGTTCGCGCGCGAAACCGGAATGACGCCTGCACGTTTCGTCGAACAGGTGCGCCTCGGAGCCGCCCGGCGGCGGCTCGAGGACACGACGAGCGGCGTCGACCAGATCGCCGAATCGTGCGGATTCGGCACGGCCGAGACGATGAGGCGCGCGTTCCTGCGCGGCCTCGCCATCAACCCGAGCGCATACCGCGCCCGGTTCCGGACGGAGAGGGAACATGGAAATCACGATTCTGCTGTATGA
- a CDS encoding right-handed parallel beta-helix repeat-containing protein: MLFTGFGGLSATQAAAAILSVPAGFATIQAAVNAAGPGDTVEVSTGTYHEFVSFPASGTAGNPITLAAKAGNTPVIDGTGLATSDLDGLVYIENRSYITISGMEIANLSASNPSHFPAGIWVRGTSHHIQLLGNTVHHIENAGCASCGAHGIAVYGTSGTSSLHDVTIDGNEVRNCILGWSESMVVNGNVEDFTITNNVVHDNNNIGIVAIGFEGECVGCSDALDQARDGVIADNLVYNIDSQGNPSYGNERSANGIYVDGGARIVIERNIVHDSNIGIELASEHGGKATSDVTVRSNFVYRSQTIGMSIGGYDKQRGSTENCRIVHNTLYDNDTDHSGGGELLMQYDTQGNVIENNIIYANSQNQFIANEFTLNSGNTIDHNIYYSTAGAAGSFWVWKTTPYDGFAAWKAGSGNDASSLFTDPMLVSPAAGNLHVSAGSPAIGAAVALAGGAAGTLDIDSTARVSGGAAEIGADELACGNNVTEGDEECDDGNSTSGDGCDANCTNTACGNGIATLGESCDDGNLAAGDCCNAACQFESAGSSCDDGEVCTFGDECNGAGVCAGTAELEPSCLTPDPATGGSRLKLRGEGTSADRLSWAWGKGDAIDLGTLGDPTATDDYAFCVFVNDGVTPSLLMSALAPAGSSWAFTSSSLKFASSSLAPDGLKQILFKAGDAGRGKIKLKGQGSALGLSSLGFGPMATVSAELRNVATGECYGATYASPFRTDEPTRFDDKTD; the protein is encoded by the coding sequence ATGCTTTTCACCGGATTTGGCGGCCTTTCGGCCACGCAGGCCGCGGCGGCGATCCTCTCTGTTCCGGCCGGCTTCGCGACGATCCAGGCTGCGGTCAACGCGGCGGGCCCTGGCGATACGGTCGAAGTCTCGACCGGCACGTACCATGAATTCGTCAGCTTTCCGGCCAGCGGCACGGCGGGAAATCCGATCACGCTGGCGGCCAAAGCCGGAAACACCCCTGTCATTGATGGAACCGGCCTGGCGACGAGCGACCTCGACGGCCTCGTCTACATCGAGAACCGCTCGTACATCACCATCTCCGGCATGGAGATCGCCAACCTTTCGGCCTCGAACCCGAGCCACTTCCCGGCCGGAATCTGGGTGCGCGGCACGTCGCACCACATCCAGCTGCTCGGCAACACGGTCCATCACATCGAGAACGCCGGCTGCGCGAGCTGCGGGGCCCACGGCATCGCCGTCTACGGAACCAGCGGCACGAGCTCGCTGCACGACGTGACCATCGACGGCAACGAGGTGCGCAACTGCATCCTCGGCTGGAGCGAGTCGATGGTCGTCAACGGCAACGTCGAAGACTTCACGATCACGAACAACGTGGTCCACGACAACAACAACATCGGCATCGTCGCGATCGGGTTCGAAGGCGAGTGCGTCGGCTGCAGCGATGCGCTCGACCAGGCACGCGACGGCGTCATCGCCGATAACCTCGTCTACAACATCGATTCGCAGGGTAATCCGTCTTACGGAAACGAACGGTCGGCCAACGGCATTTACGTGGACGGCGGCGCGCGCATCGTGATCGAGCGCAACATCGTGCACGACAGCAACATCGGCATCGAGCTTGCGAGCGAACATGGAGGCAAGGCGACGAGCGACGTCACCGTGCGCAGCAATTTCGTCTACCGCTCGCAGACGATCGGCATGTCGATCGGCGGCTACGACAAGCAGCGCGGCAGCACCGAGAACTGCCGGATCGTGCACAACACGCTCTACGACAACGACACCGACCACTCCGGCGGCGGCGAGCTGCTGATGCAGTACGACACGCAGGGCAACGTGATCGAGAACAATATCATCTACGCGAATTCGCAGAACCAGTTCATCGCCAACGAGTTCACGCTGAATTCGGGCAACACGATCGATCACAACATCTACTACAGCACAGCGGGTGCCGCGGGTTCGTTCTGGGTCTGGAAGACCACGCCGTACGACGGCTTCGCGGCGTGGAAGGCGGGAAGCGGCAACGATGCGAGCTCGCTGTTCACCGATCCCATGCTGGTGAGCCCGGCTGCCGGAAACCTGCATGTCAGCGCCGGCTCGCCGGCAATCGGCGCAGCGGTTGCACTCGCCGGCGGCGCGGCCGGCACGCTCGACATCGACAGCACGGCGCGGGTTTCCGGAGGCGCGGCCGAAATCGGCGCCGACGAGCTCGCATGCGGCAACAACGTGACCGAAGGCGACGAGGAATGCGACGACGGCAATTCGACGAGCGGCGACGGATGCGACGCCAACTGCACGAACACAGCATGCGGCAACGGCATCGCGACCCTCGGTGAAAGTTGCGACGACGGGAATCTCGCGGCCGGCGACTGCTGCAACGCCGCGTGCCAGTTCGAGAGTGCGGGATCGTCGTGCGACGACGGTGAGGTCTGCACGTTCGGTGACGAGTGCAACGGCGCCGGCGTCTGTGCAGGCACGGCCGAGCTCGAGCCCTCGTGCCTGACGCCGGATCCGGCAACCGGCGGCTCGCGTCTGAAGCTGCGCGGCGAAGGAACTTCGGCCGACCGCCTTTCGTGGGCGTGGGGCAAAGGAGACGCGATCGACCTCGGTACGCTCGGCGACCCGACGGCGACCGACGACTATGCATTCTGCGTGTTCGTCAATGACGGCGTGACGCCTTCGCTGCTGATGAGCGCACTCGCGCCTGCCGGCTCATCGTGGGCCTTTACTTCGAGCTCGCTCAAGTTCGCGAGCTCGAGCCTCGCGCCTGACGGCCTCAAGCAGATCCTCTTCAAGGCCGGCGATGCGGGCCGCGGCAAGATCAAGCTCAAGGGCCAGGGCAGCGCGCTTGGTCTTTCGAGCCTCGGGTTCGGACCGATGGCGACGGTGTCCGCCGAGCTGCGCAACGTCGCGACCGGCGAGTGCTACGGCGCGACCTATGCGTCGCCGTTCCGCACCGACGAGCCGACGCGCTTCGACGACAAGACCGACTGA
- a CDS encoding glutathione S-transferase family protein — protein sequence MQESPIELHQFSHSHFNEKARWALDYKNVPHVRICYLPGPHLPLIRRMTGQNQTPVLGIDGRFISGSTTILETLEQRFPAPALYPSDPDARAEAVSLIDRFDRELGPELRRAVFDTTIDDAGYAVATFASEKAAWKQRLYYAAFPLVRVAMTKSMNITPETGRRSKERVDELLDFLAGKVAATGYLVGDTFSVADLTCAALLAPGAFVEHPDMKEPEPRPPRYSRLCAEWAAHPAMQWVLEIYRKHRPPRRGVVIA from the coding sequence TTGCAGGAATCTCCGATCGAGCTGCATCAGTTCTCGCATTCGCACTTCAACGAAAAGGCGCGCTGGGCGCTCGACTACAAGAACGTGCCGCACGTCCGCATCTGTTACCTGCCGGGCCCGCACCTGCCTTTGATCCGACGCATGACGGGCCAGAACCAGACTCCGGTGCTCGGCATCGACGGCCGGTTCATCTCCGGTTCGACGACGATCCTCGAGACCCTCGAGCAGCGCTTTCCGGCGCCGGCGCTCTATCCGTCCGATCCGGACGCGAGGGCCGAGGCGGTGTCCCTCATCGACCGGTTCGACCGCGAGCTCGGTCCGGAGCTGCGCCGCGCGGTCTTCGATACGACGATCGACGACGCCGGATACGCGGTCGCGACGTTCGCGTCGGAAAAAGCGGCCTGGAAGCAGCGGCTCTACTACGCCGCGTTCCCACTGGTGCGCGTGGCGATGACGAAATCGATGAACATCACGCCCGAGACCGGACGCCGCTCGAAGGAGCGGGTAGACGAGCTTCTCGATTTCCTCGCCGGCAAAGTCGCCGCTACCGGCTATCTCGTCGGCGATACGTTCAGCGTGGCGGACCTGACATGCGCCGCGCTTCTGGCGCCGGGCGCATTCGTCGAGCATCCCGACATGAAGGAGCCCGAGCCGCGTCCGCCGCGATACTCGCGGCTTTGTGCAGAGTGGGCGGCGCATCCGGCCATGCAGTGGGTGCTCGAGATCTACCGGAAACATCGGCCGCCGCGGCGCGGGGTCGTCATCGCGTAG
- a CDS encoding DJ-1/PfpI family protein → MEITILLYDRFTALDCIGPYEIISRIPGARLRFIAKNAGPVTTDTGMLSVVAEAALRDVSKPDILLIPGGPGDEAAIEDAETLDWVRRAHETTKWTTSVCTGSLILGAAGILKGLEATTHWSRVARLESFGARYTEKRVVRQGKVITGAGVSAGIDMGLTLLAAECGDDYAKAIQLAIEYDPQPPFDCGAPSKAPAHLVDMVLAAMGANRTENEGAAA, encoded by the coding sequence ATGGAAATCACGATTCTGCTGTATGACCGTTTCACTGCGCTCGACTGCATCGGCCCGTACGAGATCATCAGCCGCATTCCCGGCGCACGCCTGCGCTTCATTGCGAAGAACGCGGGGCCGGTCACGACCGACACCGGCATGCTGAGCGTCGTTGCCGAAGCGGCGCTGCGCGACGTATCGAAGCCCGACATCCTGCTGATTCCCGGCGGCCCCGGCGACGAAGCGGCGATCGAGGACGCGGAAACGCTGGACTGGGTCCGCCGCGCACACGAGACGACGAAGTGGACGACGTCGGTCTGCACCGGATCGCTGATCCTCGGTGCGGCCGGAATCCTCAAAGGTCTCGAAGCGACGACCCACTGGTCGCGCGTCGCGAGGCTCGAGTCGTTCGGCGCGCGCTACACGGAGAAGCGCGTCGTGCGTCAGGGAAAAGTCATCACCGGCGCCGGCGTGTCGGCGGGCATCGACATGGGTCTTACGCTGCTCGCCGCCGAATGCGGCGACGACTATGCGAAGGCCATCCAGCTCGCGATCGAGTACGACCCGCAGCCGCCGTTCGACTGCGGCGCGCCGAGCAAGGCCCCGGCGCATCTCGTCGACATGGTGCTCGCCGCGATGGGCGCAAACCGCACCGAAAACGAAGGCGCAGCGGCCTGA